One stretch of Roseimicrobium sp. ORNL1 DNA includes these proteins:
- a CDS encoding transglutaminase family protein: MHRTIYRYNAPVQFGMHRLVLRPREGHEITVLKHQLTTVPQARLFWLTDIFGNNIALAQFEEESDRLEIRNEVVIDRMPRAEDAAPLKMSRSSVTPLPVTYPQMELPVVRGYIATVYPDDQAKVAAWVASLPPPEEAHPTAMEMVEHVGRRIYSTIKYRRREEPGVQTPSGTLALGTGSCRDMAVLMMEACRSMGIATRFVSGYLNSTASAAGRGATHAWADVYLPDNGWTGFDPTIGERVSRKHLAIGVSAHPRGVMPVSGIFNGPPGAYEGMEVAVTMQQVPVEEVAVVTTE; the protein is encoded by the coding sequence ATGCATCGCACCATCTACCGGTACAATGCACCGGTACAGTTCGGCATGCACCGGCTGGTTCTGCGGCCGCGGGAGGGACACGAGATCACCGTCTTGAAACACCAACTCACCACGGTGCCCCAAGCAAGGCTCTTCTGGCTGACGGACATCTTCGGCAACAACATCGCGCTGGCCCAGTTCGAGGAGGAATCGGATCGCCTGGAGATCCGGAATGAGGTGGTCATCGACCGCATGCCGCGAGCCGAGGATGCAGCCCCGCTGAAAATGAGCCGTTCCTCGGTGACTCCCCTGCCCGTTACGTATCCGCAGATGGAGCTTCCCGTCGTGCGGGGATACATCGCCACGGTGTATCCAGATGATCAGGCGAAGGTCGCCGCGTGGGTAGCTTCCCTGCCACCGCCGGAGGAAGCGCACCCGACCGCGATGGAGATGGTGGAGCACGTGGGACGCCGCATCTACTCCACGATCAAGTACCGCCGCCGTGAAGAACCAGGCGTGCAGACACCCTCAGGCACGCTCGCCTTGGGTACCGGTTCCTGCCGGGACATGGCCGTGCTCATGATGGAGGCCTGCCGCTCCATGGGCATCGCCACGCGTTTCGTCAGCGGCTACCTCAACTCGACCGCCTCCGCCGCAGGCCGCGGCGCCACGCATGCGTGGGCAGATGTGTACCTTCCCGACAACGGCTGGACAGGCTTCGACCCCACCATCGGCGAGCGCGTCTCCCGCAAGCACCTCGCCATCGGTGTGAGTGCCCATCCTCGCGGCGTCATGCCCGTGAGTGGGATCTTTAATGGACCACCCGGCGCGTATGAAGGCATGGAGGTGGCGGTGACGATGCAGCAGGTGCCGGTGGAGGAGGTCGCAGTCGTTACCACGGAGTAG
- a CDS encoding PVC-type heme-binding CxxCH protein, which produces MLARSLSTSLIAGSLILGVGHLSAAEAPKPLFQSPELTSEVKPRLVPIDIPVKGLKELHLIVSDEGGDSCDWADWIEPQLIMADGSVKSLAEVPWKSAESAHGKAQVGKAYSGTPILVEGKSYEKAIGTHAPANVVFALPEGAERFTAKVAIDDGGMERSGKPSGAKMKFYVYAEKPTELPKPDTGPPLVPTDLFAVPEGLEVTLWASSPMLRNPTNIDFDAQGRMVIAEGVNYRSKGARQKEGDRIVILEDTKGEGKADKVTTFVQEPALASPLGVAVFVNKYVVSQPPDLIQYTDVNGDGKFDPTVDKREVLLTGFNGRQHDHSLHSVTAGPDGQWYWNQGNTGAQFTDKSGKTFYMGSPYMLPEIAGKKSDDGNVWIGGFLARMNPDGSNVTILGHNFRNSYEQTVNSFGDIFQSDNDDPPACRVTEVMEGGNAGFASADGLRSWGADKRPGQDTPTAEWRQEDPGTMPAGDVYGGGSPTGVAFYENGALDNKWQGLLLACEAGKNVIYGYLPQQDGAGFKLERFDFVTSNKEKEFAGSDFQGGKPSFDLKTKFRPSDVCVGPDGAIYVADWFDARVGGHGTLDDAFTGSIYRIAPKGFKSTVPKFDLNTTEGQIAALKSPAVNVRNSGFTRLKAQGAKAVPAVTALLKDENPYIVARAIFVLAQMGEEGKKNVAKQLALPDSYRRLVAYRALRRVGYPLDVVKFSNDKSAAVRREVALSLRGSWGPKQAEALTNIAKQFDGKDRSYLEAIGLGCTGNEKVAFETLQLALGGTAAEWTDAFAWLAWRLHPAEAVHAFKARALMPNLSDAQRKLMITALAFVKTREAAGAMIELTHTNGFPFKEQTMWWAMNRKNNDWKGFDVEGGLKALGLYDPDKVKLMAVEMPPEPKDAPKLPEVAEIVKLKGDVARGQARVAVCFTCHKVGPAGVEFGPDITAFGKLQPTEVIITGIAKPSADLSHGFEGREVKTKDGLTITGMVLSDGDPLIMKCMGGMVQTIPRSKIASVNKMTRSLMYEPQLLGLDAQAIADIVAYLKSL; this is translated from the coding sequence ATGCTCGCCCGTTCCCTTTCAACTTCCCTCATCGCCGGTTCTTTGATCCTTGGTGTTGGCCATCTTTCCGCCGCCGAAGCCCCCAAGCCACTCTTCCAGAGTCCGGAACTCACCAGCGAGGTGAAGCCCCGGTTGGTGCCCATCGACATCCCGGTGAAGGGCTTGAAGGAACTGCATCTCATTGTTTCTGATGAGGGTGGTGACAGCTGCGACTGGGCAGATTGGATCGAACCACAACTTATCATGGCGGATGGCTCCGTGAAGAGCCTCGCAGAAGTGCCTTGGAAGTCGGCAGAGTCCGCTCATGGCAAGGCGCAGGTGGGGAAGGCTTACAGCGGGACGCCGATTCTGGTGGAGGGCAAATCGTACGAGAAAGCCATCGGTACCCACGCGCCGGCTAATGTGGTGTTTGCGCTGCCCGAAGGGGCGGAACGTTTCACGGCAAAGGTGGCCATTGATGACGGTGGCATGGAGCGCAGCGGCAAGCCCAGTGGCGCGAAGATGAAGTTCTACGTATATGCGGAGAAACCGACGGAGCTGCCCAAGCCTGACACAGGTCCTCCGCTGGTGCCTACAGACCTTTTCGCCGTGCCCGAGGGATTGGAAGTCACCCTTTGGGCATCGTCTCCGATGCTGCGCAATCCCACCAACATCGACTTCGATGCGCAGGGACGCATGGTGATTGCAGAAGGCGTGAACTATCGCAGCAAGGGTGCACGCCAGAAGGAAGGCGACCGCATCGTGATCCTGGAGGACACGAAGGGTGAGGGGAAGGCGGACAAGGTGACCACGTTCGTGCAGGAGCCTGCGCTGGCATCACCCCTGGGTGTCGCGGTATTTGTGAACAAGTATGTTGTCTCCCAGCCACCGGATCTGATCCAGTACACGGATGTGAATGGTGACGGCAAGTTCGACCCCACCGTCGACAAGCGCGAAGTGCTCCTCACCGGATTCAATGGCCGGCAGCATGACCACAGCCTTCACAGCGTGACCGCTGGACCGGATGGCCAATGGTACTGGAACCAGGGAAACACCGGTGCACAATTCACCGACAAGTCGGGCAAGACCTTCTACATGGGCAGCCCGTACATGCTGCCGGAGATCGCAGGCAAGAAGAGCGATGACGGCAATGTGTGGATCGGCGGCTTCCTCGCGCGCATGAATCCGGATGGCTCGAACGTGACCATCCTAGGCCACAACTTCCGCAACAGCTACGAGCAGACCGTCAATTCCTTTGGCGACATCTTCCAGAGCGACAACGACGACCCGCCCGCCTGCCGCGTAACGGAAGTCATGGAAGGTGGCAATGCCGGCTTCGCTTCTGCCGATGGCCTGCGCTCCTGGGGTGCGGACAAGCGTCCCGGCCAAGACACGCCGACCGCCGAATGGCGTCAGGAAGACCCGGGCACGATGCCCGCCGGTGACGTGTATGGCGGCGGCTCACCGACCGGTGTGGCCTTCTATGAGAACGGCGCTCTTGATAATAAGTGGCAGGGTCTGCTGCTCGCCTGCGAAGCGGGCAAGAACGTGATCTACGGCTACCTTCCCCAGCAGGATGGCGCCGGCTTCAAGCTGGAGCGTTTCGACTTCGTCACCTCGAACAAGGAAAAGGAATTTGCCGGATCCGACTTCCAAGGCGGCAAGCCCAGCTTCGACCTGAAGACCAAATTCCGCCCCAGCGATGTGTGTGTGGGACCGGATGGTGCCATCTATGTGGCGGACTGGTTCGACGCCCGCGTGGGTGGCCACGGCACGCTGGATGACGCCTTCACCGGATCCATCTATCGCATCGCACCGAAGGGATTCAAGTCGACCGTTCCGAAGTTCGACCTGAACACGACCGAAGGACAGATCGCCGCGCTGAAGAGCCCGGCCGTGAACGTGCGCAACAGCGGCTTCACCCGCCTGAAGGCGCAGGGTGCGAAGGCGGTGCCTGCCGTGACTGCGCTGCTGAAGGATGAGAATCCGTACATCGTTGCTCGCGCCATCTTTGTGCTCGCGCAGATGGGTGAGGAAGGGAAGAAGAACGTGGCCAAGCAACTCGCGCTGCCGGATTCCTACCGCAGGCTGGTGGCCTACCGCGCCCTGCGCCGCGTGGGCTATCCGCTGGATGTGGTGAAGTTCAGCAATGACAAGTCAGCTGCGGTGCGCCGTGAGGTGGCGCTGTCCCTGCGCGGTTCCTGGGGACCGAAGCAGGCGGAAGCGCTGACAAACATTGCCAAGCAGTTCGATGGCAAGGATCGCAGCTACCTTGAAGCGATCGGTCTCGGCTGCACGGGGAATGAGAAGGTGGCCTTTGAAACGCTGCAACTGGCTCTCGGTGGCACGGCGGCAGAGTGGACCGACGCCTTCGCCTGGCTGGCGTGGAGACTGCACCCTGCTGAAGCAGTGCATGCCTTCAAGGCCCGCGCACTCATGCCGAACCTGAGTGACGCGCAGCGCAAGCTGATGATCACGGCACTGGCCTTCGTGAAGACGCGTGAAGCCGCGGGTGCCATGATCGAACTGACCCACACGAATGGTTTCCCCTTCAAGGAGCAGACCATGTGGTGGGCCATGAACCGGAAGAACAACGACTGGAAGGGTTTCGACGTGGAAGGCGGCTTGAAGGCGCTGGGTCTCTACGATCCGGACAAGGTGAAGCTCATGGCGGTGGAAATGCCGCCAGAGCCGAAGGACGCACCGAAGCTGCCGGAAGTGGCGGAGATCGTGAAGCTCAAGGGCGATGTGGCGCGTGGCCAGGCTCGCGTGGCTGTGTGCTTCACCTGCCACAAGGTCGGTCCCGCAGGCGTGGAATTCGGGCCCGACATCACCGCCTTCGGCAAGCTGCAGCCCACGGAAGTCATCATCACCGGCATCGCGAAACCTTCGGCGGATCTCTCCCACGGTTTCGAAGGTCGCGAAGTGAAGACCAAGGACGGCCTCACCATCACCGGCATGGTGCTCTCCGACGGGGATCCGCTGATCATGAAATGCATGGGCGGCATGGTGCAGACCATTCCTCGCTCCAAGATCGCCTCCGTGAACAAGATGACCCGCTCGCTCATGTATGAGCCCCAGTTGCTGGGCCTCGATGCGCAGGCGATTGCGGACATCGTGGCATATTTGAAGTCGCTGTGA
- a CDS encoding phospholipase D-like domain-containing protein, protein MKATLEKLPARDVTLFEEAFTTEGVNRMCELTPPKKKKVSSLKIAGEFIAYASPESTYAVTKPLIEGAKKSILIGIYDFTAEYMKTLLLRAMGRGVKVSLMLDLDNRAGETELYEELAKHGCECVPAPSCASKNVQAFSSSHEKVIVIDNTWVLVQSGNWSDASIPLNEVDGGDPDNFTFGNRDTGVAVNSPKLAAFFTKVLRADMKIELDGAVPQSLEDLGEISLEAFGAKPVAPAPTLLKSRSFKLQKEIDVTPILSPDNYMSVIPGWLASATKSIDIGQQYIRTRQPGIQKLLGSIVEARKQNPDLLVRIVLGHPTKPKDVEDIKELSKFGLTLGENVRLISRKHFVHCHNKLIVVDGKSVLVSSQNWSDSAVLKNREAGLLIEFPKAAAYYREVFDVDWETGEKKIPKAGAPELFAPQSLATGRTIKLNWGDYAEV, encoded by the coding sequence ATGAAAGCGACACTGGAAAAGCTGCCAGCCAGGGATGTGACCCTTTTCGAGGAGGCATTTACCACCGAGGGGGTAAACCGGATGTGCGAACTCACTCCTCCAAAAAAGAAAAAGGTCAGTTCGCTGAAGATCGCCGGTGAATTCATCGCTTACGCCTCGCCGGAGTCCACCTATGCGGTGACGAAACCACTAATCGAGGGTGCCAAGAAGAGCATTCTCATCGGCATCTACGATTTTACGGCCGAATACATGAAGACCTTATTGCTCCGGGCCATGGGGCGAGGTGTCAAGGTGTCGCTGATGCTCGATTTGGACAACCGCGCCGGGGAAACCGAACTGTACGAGGAACTCGCCAAACACGGCTGCGAGTGTGTGCCGGCGCCCTCGTGCGCCAGCAAAAATGTGCAGGCATTTTCCTCTTCTCACGAAAAAGTCATCGTCATAGACAACACGTGGGTCCTGGTCCAGAGCGGCAACTGGTCCGATGCGAGCATTCCTCTCAATGAAGTGGACGGCGGAGATCCTGACAACTTCACCTTCGGAAACAGAGACACTGGAGTAGCAGTGAACTCGCCCAAACTGGCGGCGTTTTTCACGAAAGTATTGCGGGCGGATATGAAAATCGAACTGGACGGCGCGGTTCCGCAGTCCCTGGAGGACTTGGGAGAGATCAGCCTGGAAGCTTTCGGCGCCAAGCCTGTCGCACCAGCTCCGACACTGTTGAAGAGCCGGTCATTCAAACTTCAGAAAGAGATCGACGTCACTCCCATCCTTTCCCCGGACAACTACATGTCAGTCATCCCTGGCTGGCTGGCTTCTGCAACGAAATCGATTGATATCGGACAGCAGTACATCCGTACCCGGCAGCCTGGCATCCAGAAGCTTCTGGGCTCGATTGTCGAGGCGCGGAAACAAAATCCCGATCTGCTGGTGCGCATCGTCCTGGGTCACCCCACGAAACCCAAGGATGTCGAGGACATCAAGGAACTCTCGAAATTCGGCCTGACTCTCGGTGAAAACGTGCGCCTCATCAGCAGGAAACATTTCGTGCATTGCCACAACAAGCTTATCGTGGTTGATGGCAAATCCGTCCTCGTGAGTTCCCAAAACTGGTCGGACTCGGCCGTGCTTAAGAATCGCGAAGCCGGGCTGTTGATTGAATTCCCCAAGGCGGCAGCCTACTACCGCGAAGTCTTTGACGTGGATTGGGAAACGGGAGAAAAAAAGATTCCGAAGGCGGGGGCTCCGGAATTGTTCGCTCCACAGTCGCTGGCGACAGGGCGCACCATCAAGCTCAACTGGGGCGACTATGCGGAAGTCTAG
- a CDS encoding bifunctional aldolase/short-chain dehydrogenase has translation MQSLWNDQEAATFGTDPLGQRVYTSRLLGRNPALVLHGGGNTSVKVEEKDFFGEAVSLCYVKGSGWDLATIEREGFSPVRMSALLKMAELPTMSDPDMVLQQRAAMTNPNAPAASIEAILHAILPFKFVDHSHANAIAALTGSKDGEKRVKEVFGKRVLVVPYVMPGFILAKTVYDLIKGRDLRKEGIEGMVLLKHGLFTFADDARKSYELHIEMVTQAEEWLAKEVAGKQVQELAQAAEDLKGLAKMRQAVSKLRGYPQIARLNASPEAVGYTLNEDVATYGTLGPLTPDHSIRTKRAPVFIGDDMDAALKSYADAYAAYFKRNAKDQTMLDTAPRFAIWAGRGLVSFGDSVKDAGIVHDIATHTAATVQLGEVAGGWEPLPEKDIFEIEYWELEQAKLRKGPARKVHQGKVALVTGCAAGIGFACAESLAEQGAIVVGLDLNPEIADIMAKIGGLGKVVNLTDDAAVRDAVEDTVRRFGGLDIVVSNAGIFTAGQYLEDLEQNNWDKALAVNLTSAQKLMRETIPYLKLGMESSFIFVGSRNVKAPGPGAASYSCSKAALTQLCRVASLELAPNKVRVNIIHPDAVFDTKLWTPEALQRSAERYGMTVEEYKTKNLMKVEIKSKDIGNMVSAMASPLFLKVTGAQIPVDGGNDRVI, from the coding sequence ATGCAAAGCCTTTGGAACGACCAGGAAGCCGCCACCTTTGGAACTGACCCGCTCGGACAGCGTGTCTACACCTCCCGCCTGCTGGGCCGGAACCCCGCGCTCGTGCTTCACGGCGGAGGCAATACCTCCGTGAAGGTGGAGGAGAAGGACTTCTTTGGCGAGGCGGTGAGTCTCTGCTACGTAAAAGGCTCCGGCTGGGACCTCGCGACCATCGAGCGTGAAGGTTTCTCCCCCGTGCGCATGAGCGCTCTGCTGAAAATGGCCGAACTGCCCACCATGAGCGACCCGGACATGGTGCTGCAGCAGCGCGCGGCGATGACGAATCCGAACGCTCCCGCCGCCAGCATTGAGGCGATTCTGCACGCCATCCTGCCCTTCAAGTTTGTGGACCACTCCCATGCCAACGCCATCGCGGCGCTGACCGGCAGCAAGGATGGCGAAAAGCGCGTGAAGGAAGTCTTTGGCAAGCGCGTGCTCGTGGTGCCCTACGTCATGCCCGGCTTCATCCTGGCGAAGACGGTGTATGACCTCATCAAGGGACGCGACCTGCGCAAGGAAGGCATCGAGGGCATGGTGCTGCTGAAGCACGGCCTCTTCACCTTCGCGGATGACGCGCGCAAGAGCTACGAACTGCACATCGAGATGGTGACCCAGGCAGAGGAATGGCTCGCGAAGGAGGTTGCCGGCAAGCAGGTGCAGGAGCTGGCCCAGGCGGCTGAGGACCTGAAGGGCCTCGCCAAAATGCGCCAGGCCGTGAGCAAGCTTCGTGGCTATCCCCAGATTGCCAGGCTGAATGCCTCTCCGGAAGCGGTGGGATACACCCTGAACGAAGATGTGGCCACCTATGGCACCCTGGGACCTCTCACTCCGGACCACAGCATCCGCACGAAGCGCGCTCCGGTGTTCATCGGCGACGACATGGACGCAGCGCTGAAATCCTATGCGGACGCCTACGCTGCCTACTTCAAGCGCAATGCCAAGGACCAGACCATGCTGGACACGGCGCCTCGCTTCGCCATCTGGGCGGGACGTGGACTGGTGAGCTTTGGTGATTCCGTGAAGGACGCCGGCATTGTCCATGACATCGCCACGCACACGGCTGCCACGGTGCAGCTTGGTGAGGTCGCTGGCGGATGGGAGCCGCTCCCTGAGAAGGACATTTTCGAAATCGAATACTGGGAACTCGAGCAGGCCAAGCTGCGCAAGGGCCCGGCCCGCAAGGTACATCAGGGCAAGGTCGCGCTCGTCACTGGTTGTGCCGCTGGCATCGGCTTCGCCTGCGCAGAGAGCCTTGCAGAGCAAGGTGCCATCGTCGTAGGCCTGGACCTCAATCCCGAAATCGCCGATATCATGGCGAAGATCGGTGGCCTCGGAAAAGTGGTGAACCTGACGGATGACGCCGCCGTGCGTGACGCGGTAGAGGACACCGTGCGTCGCTTCGGTGGACTGGACATCGTGGTCTCCAACGCGGGCATCTTCACCGCGGGTCAGTACCTTGAGGATCTGGAGCAGAACAATTGGGACAAGGCGCTGGCTGTGAATCTGACCAGTGCGCAGAAACTCATGCGCGAGACCATCCCGTACCTGAAGCTTGGCATGGAAAGCTCCTTCATCTTCGTGGGCAGCCGCAATGTGAAGGCCCCCGGACCTGGCGCGGCCAGCTACTCCTGCTCGAAGGCGGCGCTGACCCAGCTCTGCCGTGTGGCTTCCCTGGAACTTGCTCCGAACAAGGTGCGCGTGAACATCATCCACCCCGATGCCGTCTTCGACACGAAGCTCTGGACCCCTGAGGCCCTTCAGCGCAGCGCTGAGCGCTACGGCATGACCGTGGAGGAGTACAAGACGAAGAACCTCATGAAGGTGGAGATCAAGAGCAAGGACATCGGCAACATGGTGTCCGCCATGGCTTCACCGCTCTTCCTCAAGGTCACCGGTGCGCAGATTCCCGTGGATGGCGGGAATGATCGGGTGATCTAA
- a CDS encoding trypsin-like serine protease, producing the protein MNTEQQLLVALDVLTEGTAMAHGAPAAFVGDGFKVEAASVHQKSKSWVQGAGIQGLGISEKISDGEKLGSLSLKVYVDVKKPESKLKEKTKVPKEVVIPGLPKPIPTDVEAIGVVRREANTSRVRPAIPGFSLGHLNVSAGTFGCLVQKTGNKQRYFILSNSHVLADEGLATAGDEIVQPGVADGGSAPLDVIAKLDGFVPFQFTASSFPNLVDAAIAQVKKSDVTSAIRILGVPKGTTKIVRRGMLVQKTGRTTDFTTGVIKDINFRVQLKYSKPGGGKGRVGFSDQVLCTRYTAPGDSGSAVLNKDKKIVGLHFAGSDSSSIFNKIENVLSALGIVVVTDLI; encoded by the coding sequence ATGAACACGGAACAACAACTCTTGGTAGCCCTTGACGTGCTTACGGAAGGAACAGCGATGGCGCATGGCGCACCCGCCGCCTTTGTGGGGGATGGATTCAAGGTGGAGGCCGCTTCGGTCCACCAGAAGAGCAAGTCCTGGGTACAGGGTGCTGGCATCCAGGGACTGGGGATTTCCGAGAAGATCAGTGACGGCGAGAAACTGGGCAGCCTGTCGCTCAAGGTGTACGTCGACGTCAAAAAGCCGGAGTCCAAGTTGAAGGAGAAAACCAAGGTGCCGAAGGAAGTGGTCATCCCGGGCCTGCCCAAACCAATCCCCACAGACGTTGAGGCCATCGGTGTGGTGCGTCGTGAAGCCAACACAAGCCGCGTACGTCCCGCGATTCCCGGCTTCAGCCTCGGTCACCTCAATGTTTCAGCGGGAACATTTGGCTGCCTCGTGCAGAAAACAGGCAACAAGCAGAGATACTTCATTCTCAGCAATTCGCATGTGCTCGCCGATGAAGGCCTCGCCACTGCCGGCGATGAGATCGTTCAGCCTGGCGTAGCAGATGGTGGTAGTGCTCCCCTCGACGTCATAGCAAAACTAGATGGATTTGTTCCATTCCAGTTCACGGCCTCCTCCTTCCCGAACCTTGTCGATGCTGCGATCGCTCAAGTCAAAAAGTCAGATGTCACCAGCGCCATTCGTATTCTCGGTGTGCCCAAAGGAACCACCAAGATTGTACGGCGTGGCATGCTCGTGCAAAAGACGGGACGCACCACGGACTTTACCACCGGCGTCATCAAGGACATTAATTTCCGTGTGCAGCTGAAGTACAGCAAGCCGGGTGGAGGCAAAGGCCGCGTCGGTTTCTCCGATCAGGTGCTCTGTACCCGATATACGGCTCCCGGCGATAGCGGCTCTGCCGTCCTCAACAAGGACAAGAAGATTGTCGGCCTGCACTTCGCGGGTTCGGACAGTTCAAGCATCTTCAACAAAATCGAAAATGTCTTGAGTGCGCTCGGCATCGTGGTGGTAACCGACTTGATTTGA
- a CDS encoding transglutaminase family protein, which produces MMRFRVKCELDYSAEAPVVFLLNVRAQDNGCQKVIEENFSISPKLPHTLLTCPVTKNRFERIEAEVPGVFHIVYEAVVETRLHKLPASDLKETSPASFGLDVLPFIYPSRYSQSDRMGRLAADHFGNEACAVETVQEIVGWISRHIAYVSGSTDANTSSVDTLVERAGVCRDFAHLGIAFCRAMNIPARYFTGYAFQLEPPDFHACFETWIGGRWILWDATGLASPDGVVRIGTGRDAADVSVCTAFGNLKVERQSVDCQALDPSYKKMTPEELSTTVVCHDAAHPPGERAA; this is translated from the coding sequence ATGATGCGATTTCGAGTGAAATGTGAACTGGACTACAGTGCGGAGGCGCCTGTGGTATTTTTGCTCAATGTGCGGGCTCAGGACAACGGGTGCCAGAAGGTGATCGAGGAGAATTTTTCCATCTCGCCGAAACTCCCCCACACCCTACTCACGTGTCCCGTGACCAAGAACCGCTTCGAGCGCATCGAGGCCGAGGTGCCCGGAGTGTTTCACATCGTCTACGAAGCCGTGGTGGAGACCCGCCTGCACAAGCTGCCCGCCAGCGACCTCAAGGAAACGTCCCCGGCCTCTTTCGGTCTCGATGTCCTGCCCTTTATCTACCCCAGCCGTTACAGCCAGTCGGACCGTATGGGGCGGCTCGCGGCGGATCACTTCGGAAATGAAGCCTGTGCCGTAGAGACGGTGCAGGAGATCGTGGGCTGGATTTCTCGGCACATCGCGTATGTCAGTGGCTCCACCGATGCGAATACGTCCTCTGTGGACACCCTCGTGGAGCGTGCGGGTGTTTGCCGGGACTTCGCGCACCTGGGCATCGCCTTCTGCCGTGCGATGAACATCCCCGCGCGCTACTTCACGGGGTACGCCTTTCAGTTGGAACCTCCGGACTTCCATGCCTGCTTCGAGACTTGGATCGGCGGACGCTGGATTCTCTGGGACGCCACCGGCCTCGCTTCGCCCGACGGCGTGGTACGCATCGGCACGGGTCGGGATGCGGCGGATGTGTCCGTGTGCACTGCCTTCGGCAACCTGAAAGTTGAGCGGCAGTCCGTGGATTGCCAGGCGCTCGATCCGTCCTACAAGAAAATGACCCCGGAAGAACTCAGCACCACCGTGGTGTGTCACGATGCCGCCCATCCTCCGGGTGAGCGTGCCGCATAA
- a CDS encoding BlaI/MecI/CopY family transcriptional regulator, with protein sequence MPENASQKPTPSELVILRVLWERGPSTVREVMDSLTGERDMGYTTVLKFLQIMLEKKLVARDDSGKTHVYTAATPAEKMQRRLVGDLLDKVFSGSVSGLVMHALGSKKASTEELREIRRMLDELDTDKSKTKPKPKP encoded by the coding sequence ATGCCGGAAAATGCATCGCAAAAACCGACCCCATCCGAACTCGTCATCTTGCGCGTCTTGTGGGAGCGCGGGCCCAGCACGGTACGGGAAGTGATGGACTCGCTCACCGGCGAGCGCGACATGGGCTACACCACGGTGCTGAAATTCCTCCAGATCATGCTGGAGAAGAAGCTGGTGGCCCGCGATGACTCGGGCAAGACCCACGTCTACACCGCCGCCACTCCGGCGGAAAAGATGCAACGCCGCCTGGTGGGTGACCTGCTGGACAAGGTCTTCTCAGGCTCCGTGAGCGGTCTTGTGATGCACGCTCTCGGGTCGAAGAAGGCCAGCACCGAGGAGTTGCGGGAGATTCGCCGCATGCTGGATGAGCTCGACACCGACAAGTCAAAAACCAAGCCCAAGCCCAAGCCATGA
- a CDS encoding sugar phosphate isomerase/epimerase family protein has protein sequence MPRPVTLVTGQWADLPLEIMLQKVKSFGYDGVELCCWGDHFEVAKADQEYCDAKRDQMKKTGLQCFAVSAHLVGQAVCDNIDARHKQILPDYVYGDGHPEGVRQRAADELIKTAQAAKRFGIDIVTGFTGSSIWHLVYSFPPNLPGQMEEGYKDFAKRFTPILDAFHKEGVKFALEVHPTEIAFDIASAERALQAVDYHPAFGFNYDPSHFGYQGVDYVKFIYQFSDRIFHAHMKDVAWNLANDTGVFGGHVDFHRPNRYWDFKSVGRGMINFEKIIRALNDISYTGPLSVEWEDGGMDREFGATESCAFVKKLDFPPSKIVFDAQFAEK, from the coding sequence ATGCCCAGACCCGTCACCCTCGTCACCGGCCAGTGGGCTGATCTGCCACTGGAAATCATGCTGCAGAAGGTGAAGTCCTTCGGCTACGACGGCGTCGAGTTGTGCTGCTGGGGTGACCACTTCGAAGTCGCCAAGGCGGACCAGGAGTATTGCGATGCGAAGCGCGACCAAATGAAAAAGACCGGGCTGCAATGCTTCGCCGTCTCCGCGCATCTCGTGGGGCAAGCCGTGTGCGACAACATCGACGCGCGCCACAAGCAGATTCTTCCTGACTACGTGTATGGGGACGGCCATCCCGAAGGCGTGCGCCAGCGTGCGGCCGACGAACTCATCAAAACGGCACAGGCAGCGAAGCGCTTCGGCATCGATATCGTCACCGGCTTCACCGGCAGCAGCATCTGGCACCTCGTGTACAGCTTCCCACCGAACCTCCCGGGTCAGATGGAGGAAGGTTACAAGGATTTCGCGAAACGCTTCACTCCCATCCTAGATGCCTTTCACAAGGAGGGCGTGAAGTTCGCCCTCGAAGTGCACCCCACGGAGATTGCCTTCGACATCGCTTCTGCAGAGCGTGCTTTGCAGGCGGTGGATTACCACCCTGCGTTTGGATTTAACTACGATCCATCCCATTTCGGTTATCAGGGCGTGGACTATGTGAAGTTCATCTACCAGTTCTCCGACCGCATCTTCCATGCGCATATGAAGGATGTGGCCTGGAACCTCGCCAACGACACCGGCGTCTTTGGTGGTCACGTGGACTTCCACCGCCCGAACCGCTACTGGGACTTCAAGTCCGTAGGCCGAGGCATGATCAACTTTGAGAAGATCATCCGTGCCTTGAATGACATCTCCTACACCGGTCCACTCAGCGTGGAATGGGAAGACGGCGGCATGGACCGCGAGTTTGGCGCAACGGAGTCTTGTGCCTTTGTAAAGAAGCTCGACTTCCCGCCTTCGAAGATTGTGTTTGATGCGCAGTTTGCGGAGAAGTAG